The following are encoded in a window of Thunnus albacares chromosome 9, fThuAlb1.1, whole genome shotgun sequence genomic DNA:
- the LOC122988991 gene encoding uncharacterized protein LOC122988991, translating to MKDCVNVWLTVARQRCGVSLDEKRVDRFSDEFRAAVENCVKCVTACHLPMLEAELQTRATEMMKIKQRHGENVKAISKAIIYGWAKRQTDAPSPQTLLTIVSKAGVPLQESHTNKTMISIFPQLSPSNPFSAANMTDQTISQQAKTDDEFLLLAAAVEGQRLQTEVERERDSQAARERERVKQEKKDRADEEKARKAAEKEKKANLSFKQEKSQKRKEKKRHLAAVAEETEIDTQDSSGESEVELELQGARGKGEESDTDHSDDTEPAVRPKMTQRRGTTRMTHSHLERHTRSKTNILEPPLNIASTSINAPKIMVGNTAVCKPWTPAEIVGMTQNAPNPTTNPDEYWGWLRYVCSVYNCLIPDVEQLLAGSYRTEWDLCKGEFLFPARTEDGQWPPHRTMIDWLNEEAKTAIRKCARQRTDFNKVIHCVQDAYETVPEFVNRFTRTWDSNAGIGREGNEYFVVTTFVQNLKPNVAAAYKLSVTDWQTKDWKATVNKMMALDRCEVFAEDKSASFPKQMLQHARQGGGQQHFKNNNKRKPGKCHKCGKAGHWANECRSGRRQNKQNYPFQDHQTRNFQQTAPLALPQQQQQPLPPPPHVDNVKHGQYYNQA from the coding sequence ATGAAagattgtgtaaatgtgtggttAACTGTTGCTCGTCAGAGGTGTGGAGTgagtctggatgaaaaaagaGTTGATCGTTTTTCTGATGAGttcagagcagcagtggagaactgtgttaaatgtgtgacaGCATGTCACTTGCCTATGTTGGAAGCAGAGTTGCAAACCAGAgctacagaaatgatgaaaattaaacagaGGCATGGTGAGAATGTGAAGGCCATTTCCAAAGCTATCATATACGGTTGGGCAAAACGGCAAACTGATGCTCCCTCTCCACAAACTTTGTTGACCATTGTATCCAAAGCTGGAGTGCCTTTGCaagagtcacacacaaacaaaacaatgatttcaATTTTTCCACAACTTTCACCTTCAAACCCCTTTTCAGCTGCTAACATGACTGATCAAACCATTTCACAACAAGCAAAGACTGACGATGAATTTCTCTTACTAGCCGCAGCTGTTGAGGGACAAAGACTACAGACTGAAGtagaaagggaaagagacagtCAGGCTgctagagaaagggaaagagttaaacaggaaaagaaagatagaGCCGACGAAGAAAAAGCTAGgaaagctgcagaaaaagaaaagaaagctaatttgtcattcaaacaggaaaaaagccagaaaagaaaggaaaagaaaagacatttagcTGCCGTTGCTGAAGAAACAGAGATAGACACTCAGGACAGCTCAGGAGAAAGTGAGGTAGAACTTGAGTTACAAGGAGCCAGAGGTAAGGGGGAGGAGTCTGACACAGACCATAGTGACGACACAGAACCTGCAGTCAGGCCAAAGATGACACAGAGACGAGGTACAACTAGAatgacacattcacatctgGAAAGACATACAAGATCGAAAACTAACATTTTAGAGCCCCCTCTAAACATTGCATCCACCTCAATAAATGCTCCAAAAATCATGGTTGGCAACACAGCTGTCTGCAAACCATGGACTCCTGCTGAGATAGTTGGAATGACACAAAATGCCCCCAATCCGACCACAAACCCAGATGAATACTGGGGATGGTTAAGATATGTATGCTCTGTGTATAACTGTCTGATACCTGATGTTGAACAATTACTTGCTGGCTCATACAGAACGGAGTGGGATTTGTGCAAAGGTGAATTTCTTTTCCCTGCTCGGACAGAGGATGGCCAGTGGCCTCCTCATAGAACCATGATTGACTGGTTAAATgaagaagcaaaaacagcaataagaAAATGTGCACGACAGCGCACTGACTTTAATAAAGTAATTCACTGTGTCCAAGATGCATATGAAACGGTACCTGAGTTTGTTAACAGATTTACACGTACTTGGGATAGCAATGCAGGAATAGGACGAGAAggaaatgaatattttgttgttacaaCCTTTGTGCAAAATCTAAAACCAAATGTTGCAGCTGCATACAAATTGTCTGTCACCGATTGGCAAACCAAAGACTGGAAAGCAACGGTAAACAAAATGATGGCGCTAGATAGGTGTGAAGTTTTTGCTGAAGACAAATCTGCCTCCttcccaaaacaaatgttacagcATGCGCGACAGGGGGGTGGACAacagcatttcaaaaacaataacaagcgAAAACCGGGAAAGTGTCACAAATGTGGGAAAGCGGGACATTGGGCTAATGAGTGTAGAAGTGGTCGTCGTCAGAACAAGCAAAATTACCCATTCCAGGATCACCAAACAAGGAATTTCCAACAAACAGCCCCCCTTGCtttaccacaacaacaacaacaaccactacCACCTCCTCCACATGTTGATAATGTGAAGCATGGACAATATTACAATCAAGCATAG